A window of Macrotis lagotis isolate mMagLag1 chromosome X, bilby.v1.9.chrom.fasta, whole genome shotgun sequence contains these coding sequences:
- the CDX4 gene encoding homeobox protein CDX-4 — protein MHPGAQRATSLGSNTIGTSMGSSGGSAGRGSGHLPAQAFSPAPAYSHSLSYSPMANLDGHSQWLGPWGSSYAPPREDWTTYGEGPSSSVVEPSPVQTLAQVLALAPTPAPYGATDYSNLVHPGPSGVLSPENMEFTEPTSNPPSIGGPYPWMSKTLHVSGKTRTKEKYRVVYSEHQRLELEKEFHCNRYISIRKKTELAGQLGLSERQVKIWFQNRRAKERKLLKKKISESQAGVGNPATGHSDSGSVSPVEPPKLYFPPTQPMEEYQPIDIHQILVSE, from the exons ATGCATCCAGGAGCCCAGAGGGCCACCAGCCTGGGCAGTAACACCATAGGTACCAGCATGGGCAGCAGTGGGGGCAGTGCAGGCAGGGGTAGTGGCCACCTGCCAGCCCAGGCCTTCAGCCCTGCCCCTGCCTATTCACACAGTTTGAGCTATTCTCCTATGGCTAACCTGGATGGCCATAGTCAGTGGCTTGGGCCATGGGGGTCCTCCTATGCTCCCCCAAGGGAAGATTGGACCACCTATGGGGAGGGACCCTCCAGTTCTGTGGTGGAGCCCTCCCCAGTCCAGACCCTGGCCCAGGTCTTGGCCCTGGCCCCAACTCCAGCCCCATATGGAGCTACTGACTACAGCAACCTGGTCCATCCTGGGCCCAGCGGGGTCCTCTCTCCTGAGAACATGGAATTCACAGAGCCCACCTCCAACCCCCCCAGCATAGGAGGTCCTTATCCTTGGATGAGCAAAACACTTCATGTTTCAG GAAAGACCAGGACCAAGGAAAAGTACCGAGTGGTTTATTCGGAGCATCAGAGactggagctggagaaggaattccACTGTAATAGATACATCAGTATTCGGAAGAAGACAGAACTAGCAGGCCAGTTAGGCCTTTCAGAGAGACAG GTGAAAATCTGGTTTCAGAATCGCCGGGCCAAGGAAAGAAAGCTACTAAAGAAGAAAATCTCAGAGTCCCAGGCCGGTGTGGGTAACCCGGCCACAGGTCACAGCGACTCGGGATCTGTTAGCCCAGTGGAACCCCCAAAGCTGTACTTCCCCCCAACTCAGCCCATGGAGGAGTACCAGCCAATTGATATTCACCAGATCCTGGTCTCAGAATGA